A window of Hemiscyllium ocellatum isolate sHemOce1 chromosome 35, sHemOce1.pat.X.cur, whole genome shotgun sequence genomic DNA:
AGGATTTTTACagcacagcaggccattcagcccatcatcccTGCATCGGTTCTATCCCCCAGGGCCCAATCTACTGCCTTTTCCCCAACTATCcctgacccctcccccccccatttCCATCCTCTGTCCCTCAGGAATGCCTCCGTCGTACctgccccctcccctccattcCCAGGCAGTACATCCCACACCCTCACTAAAGTAAAATAAGGAAgcagggtcacttgacccaaaacgttaactctgttgctctttccatggatgctgccagacctgctgagtttctccagcaatttctgtttttgttccagtcCCTATCCCTCTGTCATCCATGCCATTTTGTGGACTTCgtcttaattttattttcataCTTAGGCTTTCTGTTATTGATCGAGGAGCTGTGGTATGGTGACTTAAACATTtttcaatgttttatttaaaaaatgtaagtCACAATAAATGACTACTCTATTTTAGTCACTTGGGAGgccgaggagtgaccttatagaggtttataaaaccatgagggacgtggataaggtaaatagacaaaaccttttccctggggtgggggagtccagaactagagggtgagaggggaggatataaaagagacctaaggggcaactttttcacacagagggtggtacgtgtatggaatgagctgccagaggatgtggtggaggctgctacaattacaacatttaagaggcatttggatgggtatatgaataggaagggtttggagggatatgggccgggtgctggcaggtgggactaggttaatgtaggatatctggtcggcatggacgggttggaccatcagtgtctgtgctgtacatctctatgactcataaGTGTACACAAACGCAGACGCATACAAAACCACACACacattgtttttatatttctgagCTTTTAAAACTGTGCAGTGAAATGAGAAAGAAGTGTTTTGAAACCCCGGGATTTTACAAAGACGCCTGCATGTGTTGAaagtaaataataatttgctcctcacacatacacacacatgcacaggcagAGGAACACACCCAGGACCGAAGTTAaaacgcgcacacagacacacacacactctctctctcagagaaacatcccccacccccagcccccacccgCTGGCTCTGTCCAAAGCTCAGCTCTCCGCCCAGGGCTGGTCCTGCAGCTCTCAGAGCCGGGGAGCAGGGTGAGCTGAGTGAGGGACTGCAGTGCTGTCTACATGGAGAGCCCCAGGGGGTGAGGCAGAGTCTCCCTGCCTGGTCCCCGGGAGGGCAGCTGCAGCAATGAGCCGGTCCGAGGAGCTGCACCACCGGGAGAACCGGCCGAGACTGCACCGGGACCCGCTGTCCCGGGAGCTCCAGCCCCACTCCCGCCCCAGGGACCCCCATCCCAGAGACCCCTATCCCATAGACTCCCAACCCAGGGACCCCTATCCCAGggacccccatcccagggacccCCAACCCATAGACTCCCACCCCAGGGATCCCCATCCCATAGACCCCCATCCCAGGGATCCCCATCCCAGGGATCCCCATCCCAGagacccccatcccagggacccCCATCCCAGGGATCCCCATCCCAGGGATCCCCATCCCAGAGACCCCTATCCCAGGGATCCCCACCCCAGGGATCCCCATCCCAGAGACCCCTATCCCAGGGATCCCCATCCCATAGACCCCCATCCCAGAGACCCCTATCCCAGGGATCCCCATCCCATagacccccatcccagggacccCGACCCCAGGGACCCCTATCCCATAGACTCCCATCCCAGAGACCCCTATCCCAGGGACCCCGACCCCAGGGACCCCCATCCCATAGACTCCCATCCCAGGGACCCCTATCCCAGGGATCCCCATCCCAGGGACCCCGACCCCAGGGACCCCTATCCCATAGACTCCCATCCCAgggacccccaccccagggacccCCTTCCCCAGGACCTCAGCCCCCGGGACCCGGAGCCCCGCTCGTTCCTGCACAGCCTGCGGACCCTGTTCGACATCCTGGACCAGGAGGGTCGGGGCTGGGTCGAGCTGCGGGAGATAGAGAGCCGCTGGCCGGGGGAGGGCCGGAGGGAGCCGGCGCTGCCTGCCGGACTGATGGGCTGCCTCCGGAGAGCAGCAGCGCCGAGCGGGAGGCTCACCTTCCCCCGGCTCCTGGCCGGGATCAGGGCGGCCCTGCAGCAGGAAGCCGGCAGCCCGGAGCCGGACAGTGCCCCGGGCTGCTCCCGGTACCAACAACCCGGGAAGAGCCGGAGAGATACCCCCGCGGGAGGTCACAGGAGctgggcagcagcagcagcaggtcaGTGCCTCTTCACTAAAACTCAGCAACTCCAGTCCCTTCAACCACTAGATAGCACAGACCACAACATCAGGCTGGAATCGCCTTCATTCAtaaagctgggacagggagaaggcaCTCGGTGCAGTGTTGATGTGTCAGTTTATCTATATATTCAATACATCAATCTGAGCCAAGGAGAAATCTTGTTTACAGCCTGTATATGTCTTAACATGTTTTAATTTACAGATCTGAGTCAATAAGATGTTTGGTGTACTGTCTGTCTGTGCACTAATTCATCTATATatacatagaatagtacagcacagcacagtacaggcccttcagccctcactgttgtgctgaccttttatcctactctaagatcagaccaaCCCACACACCTCTCATCGCAATATCatccaagtaaaaagtgaggtctgcagatgctggaggtcagagctgaaaatgtgttgctggttaaagcgcagcaggtcaggcagcatccaaggaacaggaaattcgacgtttcggacacaagcccttcgtcaggaatgataTCATCCAAGTGCCTATTTAAGAGTCGCTgaaatgttcctaatgtatcccactctactaccactgctggtagagcattctacacacccaccactctctgcgtaaagaaccttcctctgccatctccccgaaaccttcccCCAGTTACCTTAAAATTACTCCCCCTTGTGAtggacatttctgccctgggtgaagaagtctctggccatccactctatctatgcctctcaccatcttgtacaccttgatcaagtcacctcttagcCGCCTTCACTCTaaggagaaaagccctagctccctcaagctttcttcataagacatgccctccagtccaggcagcatcctggtcaacctcctctgcaccctctctaaaacttccacgtTTTCCCTATAATGAGGTCGATCAGAATGggggaacacaatattccaagtatggtctaaccagggctgtatagagctgcagcataacctcgcagctcttaaactcaatccccctgtgaaTGAAAGCCaccacaccatacgccttcttaacaacctgatcAACTTGggcggcaactttgagggatctatggacatggacaccaaaatccctctgttcctccacactgccaagaatcctgcctttaaccttgtattctgcattcaaatccaacttccaaagtgaatgaacTTTTTAGTTCATAAACCCGAGAAGGGTGAAGGAGTTTTGCTGGCAGTGTACACGTATCAgttcatcaatatatttagtagTTTTTAATTCGGACAGTTGAGACAAGGAGAAGGAAAGGACTGAATATACAGTGGACAGCACAGTCTGCAACACCACATTGTAATCTCCTTAATTCATAgagtttagggtgacaggggaaagatataaaagagaccttaggagcaacattttcacacagagggtggtacgtgtatggaatgagctgccagaggaagtggtggaggctggtacaattacaacatctgggtggatatatgaataggaagggtttggagggatatgggccgggtgctgtcaagtgggaatagattgggttgggatatctggttggcatggatgagatggactgaagggtctgtttccatgctgttcatcttaATGAATCTATGAGTCTATCTGAGGCAAGGAAAAGGAATTTGGTGCAGTGTGTTCAAGTCAGTCTATCAATATATTTATAAACCTGAGATAGAGAAAAGGAACTTGGTGTACCTTGTATGTATGTCAGTCTATCAATATTCTTAACACTTTTTAATTTATTGAGCTGAGTCAAGGAGAAAGTattcaggtgtgtgtgtgtgtgtgtgtgtgtatcaataTATTTAACACTTTTTCATTCATACATCTGAGGCAGTGAGAAGGAACTTGATATACAGCGTGTATATGTCAgactcaaaaagtgtggcactggaaaagcacagcaggtcaggcagcatttgaggagcaggagagtcaatgtttcaggcataagcaatGACCCACATCAATTCAACACCTTGCCCAGCATCCTCTTCAGGGCACTAAATTATTGATGGGCACTAAATGCCACCTTCTCAGTGGTGCCCCCAACCTGATTCAGAGCTCACCACCCGGCCTTTAGCAGTAACCCCTGggtttcatgatttggagatgccggtgttggactggggtgtatcaagttaaaaatcccacaacaccaggttatagtccaacagggttatttggaagcaccagctttcggagcgtcgctccaaacCACCTCATCAAACACTTGaagaaggagcatcgctccgaaagctagtgtgcttccaagtaaacctgttggactataacctggtgttgtgtgatttttttaactttatgcaCCCCGGGTTTGTCTGCCTTGTTAGAAATCTGCTTTCTCTTGATGTCACTGCACTTTATCAACGTGTGCTGGAGATCGAAAACAAATCTTTGAGTTAAACTGACAGCAGGAAAGAAAGACAGAGACCAcactcagtaataacctgcaGACAACATTGGCAGCTGGGATAGATTTTTTCAGCATGATCTCAATCGTCCTAGCCAGAGTTGAGGATTTTATCTTGTTTTACTTTATTCTTGATCCAAATCTCGTTCGTTGCCATGTGTGTATGTGATACTCCCTTCCCCACAGCACGGTtcctgcaccaaacactatgcAAACGTTCAAAGCATCTGCTCACTACCCCCCCATCTTCTCCTGGGGCCATACAAACATATCAGTGATAGGAGTAGGACtggggccattctgccctttgagcctgagCTGTCTGTGTTCCGAGTTGCATGTTCCtgcttgccccccccccccaccgagtacccccgccccctccctcacacagaccAACCCATCTCCATCTGAAAGATATTCAATGTcccgacacacacccccaccctctgagACAGAGAGCTCCACACACACAACCATCACACAACCATCTGAGAGAACGCCATTCTccttgtccctgtcctggggggtggggggagggggggaaagggggGCTGACCCCTACTTTTGTACCAGTGgcgccccctccagcccccagtTCTGGACTGACCCCCAAGAGGAAATCATCCCTTTTTCCAAATCCCCACCCAGCccaggatcttatacacttcaatccaatcacccctcactctctacACTCCAGGGGACAAGAGCCCAGTCTGTCCTACTCGATCCAATCTGAGAAACCTCCTGTGGACCACCTCCTTatacaaggagaccaaaacagcacagAGGGTTCGAGACGTGGTCTTACCCGTGGAACTGTAACACAACATCTTGACTTTTAGAGATTAGATTctgtgcagtatggaaacaggcctttcggcccaacacgtccacatcgaccctcttaagagtaactcacccagacctattcccctaccctatatttacccctgactaatgcacctaacactatgggctatttagcatggccatctttggactgtgggaggaaactggagcacctggaggaaacccacgcagacacgggaagaatgtgcaatctccacacggatagtcacccaaggtgggaatcgaacccagatccctggtgctgtgaggcagcagtgctaaccactgagccaccatgccaccccatcctAGAAttccacagcacagaaaagggcacttcggcccatcgagtctgtcctGGTCGAAACCAAGCATCTACCCACTGAATTCCTCTTGTAATTAAGCTCAGTATCCCATGAGCCTCCTTCATTCCTGGCTGTGCCAGCACACTTGAGACTCAATCACTAAAACAGCCAGCTCCCAGTTCAGCTCAGATTCCCACATTTCCTTGAAAGGGAATAACCCAACATTCCAGTTAAGGATACGACAGGAGCAGGTGGAATGCTGGGTTTTTGGACTGAGATTTAAGGAGCGTGTAGCTTAATGCTGTTTGCTCGGCTGCTGTGTTAGAGAATCGATCTGGGCATTCCCAGGGTCTCCGCACCCCCCCCCAGTCTCACATCAGTCTCACCCGTGTACCTGACCCCCACAGTGTGAAATGGCAATCTTAGACAGCTGCCCTGGGTCACCCTCAGAAGGT
This region includes:
- the LOC132832872 gene encoding suppressor APC domain-containing protein 2-like isoform X1; this encodes MSRSEELHHRENRPRLHRDPLSRELQPHSRPRDPHPRDPYPIDSQPRDPYPRDPHPRDPQPIDSHPRDPHPIDPHPRDPHPRDPHPRDPHPRDPHPRDPHPRDPHPRDPYPRDPHPRDPHPRDPYPRDPHPIDPHPRDPYPRDPHPIDPHPRDPDPRDPYPIDSHPRDPYPRDPDPRDPHPIDSHPRDPYPRDPHPRDPDPRDPYPIDSHPRDPHPRDPLPQDLSPRDPEPRSFLHSLRTLFDILDQEGRGWVELREIESRWPGEGRREPALPAGLMGCLRRAAAPSGRLTFPRLLAGIRAALQQEAGSPEPDSAPGCSRYQQPGKSRRDTPAGGHRSWAAAAADHKGPGIGCSQNVGASMVLGTLRCSDQEDNGLRQPPISNGNHDNMLKELECQRDALLHGLEVVEWARDWYRQQIRTLHQRQGHIRRAVGKKDQPAEPAQDRACHLLAKIEEVNSCLSDLICSSGKVRFSAPRVDGFRSPLGAESFQQQPISSLKEQNYLLTKELSSKRERVTTLEQEKASLVKRLMEDRGAHAQLTPRTGTSRSPPPCSFPH
- the LOC132832872 gene encoding suppressor APC domain-containing protein 2-like isoform X2, which encodes MSRSEELHHRENRPRLHRDPLSRELQPHSRPRDPHPRDPYPIDSQPRDPYPRDPHPRDPQPIDSHPRDPHPIDPHPRDPHPRDPHPRDPHPRDPHPRDPHPRDPHPRDPYPRDPHPRDPHPRDPYPRDPHPIDPHPRDPYPRDPHPIDPHPRDPDPRDPYPIDSHPRDPYPRDPDPRDPHPIDSHPRDPYPRDPHPRDPDPRDPYPIDSHPRDPHPRDPLPQDLSPRDPEPRSFLHSLRTLFDILDQEGRGWVELREIESRWPGEGRREPALPAGLMGCLRRAAAPSGRLTFPRLLAGIRAALQQEAGSPEPDSAPGCSRYQQPGKSRRDTPAGGHRSWAAAAADHKGPGIGCSQNVGASMVLGTLRCSDQEDNGLRQPPISNGNHDNMLKELECQRDALLHGLEVVEWARDWYRQQIRTLHQRQGHIRRAVGKKVRFSAPRVDGFRSPLGAESFQQQPISSLKEQNYLLTKELSSKRERVTTLEQEKASLVKRLMEDRGAHAQLTPRTGTSRSPPPCSFPH